The Vespa velutina chromosome 25, iVesVel2.1, whole genome shotgun sequence genome has a segment encoding these proteins:
- the LOC124957217 gene encoding uncharacterized protein LOC124957217 codes for MFSKEEDYINNEYYSMNLQFFRLIGLCQKTTSKNIIHISLINFILSFALFEQIHFLIISEKKILVIVKLLETTLSEFCFASCYWNLLLNYGFMKKILYRIKSDWDDLANKPELMILKKYAEVSKLSTLTIAIFFFLYIVFLISPPFLSAFRYVFGVINETELILPVPADYFMKNRMFYYIGLTIEYVIILIASTVGIANYSMFIVVVQHACALLSIVHCQIPFYSLSLETQNLLLFLIMRSMKPCNLSVKGAIVVSNDLFATIMRKSFSFAMVLYSLQ; via the exons ATGTTTTCGAAGGAGGAAGATTATATCAACAATGAGTATTACAGTATgaatcttcaattttttcgtttaattggaTTATGCCAAAAGACGACATCTAAGAACATAATTCAcatatctttaattaatttcatactaAGTTTTGCATTATTCGAACAG attcattttctcatcatctctgaaaaaaaaatactagtGATCGTCAAATTACTGGAAACGACCTTGTCTGAATTCTGCTTCGCTTCTTGCTATTGGAATCTATTGTTGAATTATGGCTTT atgaagaaaattctttatcgtATCAAGTCTGATTGGGATGACCTAGCAAACAAACCAGAACTAATGATACTGAAGAAATATGCTGAAGTTAGTAAACTTTCTACATTAACAATCGCAA tctttttttttctttacattgtATTTTTGATATCTCCACCATTTTTAAGTGCATTTCGATACGTTTTTGGTGTTATAAATGAAACGGAATTAATATTACCAGTTCCGGCCGACTATTTCATGAAAAACCGAATGTTTTACTACATCGGGCTTACAATcgaatatgtaattatattaatcgcTAGCACGGTAGGGATTGCTAATTATTCCATGTTTATAGTAGTTGTTCAGCATGCTTGTGCACTTCTTTCCATCGTCCA CTGTCAAAttccattttattcgttatcttTGGAGACGCAAAATTTGTTACTCTTTTTGATAATGAGAAGCATGAAGCCATGCAATTTATCGGTGAAGGGTGCTATTGTTGTATCCAATGACCTTTTTGCAACG ATTATGCGTAAGTCATTTTCCTTTGCTATGGTATTGTATAGCTTGCAATGA